GAGAAGCGCGTCAGCGTCCCCGCGTAGGGCTTATACCCATTGTGGGCTATCCAGCCATCCAAATTGAAGGCCAGCGTTCCCTCCGCTGTGATCCACTCGCCGTTGTATTTGCGTGCAATGTGGATGTGCGTGCCAGTGCTGGTCCCCCCCTCGCAAGAAGGGTGCCCTATCGGCGCGCCCTGCGCAACAACGGTTCCTTCTGCCGGGCGGTCGCGCGCCGCAATATGCAAATAGAAAACCACCCAGCCGGTGCGCGTATCGCCGTCGCCATCCAGATCAAGCTCGACAACCCCTGTATCGGTGCGTGCTACCACCCCATCGGCTACCGCGGTAGCCCACTCGTCCGAGTTGACACAACCGGTTGCCACGCTGGGGGGGGCAAAATCAATCGCCGCAAAGGGCTGTCCGGTGCCCCAGCCGGTGTGTGGCCCGCCGGTATAGGCCCAGGTTTTGCCGCGCTCAAAGGGCAATACCATCGTCGGTTGTAGCAAACTCCCCGGAATATGTGTCTGTTCATTCGCCCACGGATCGCCAAACAAATCCCGATAGGCTTGGGCAATTCCTTCAGGGCCAGTATCGTGCTGATATTCGAGTCCGTCGTGCTTCAATGAAAAATAATATTGGAAAGCTACACTGGCTGCCGTTTGCCAGGGATCAGGGTGCTCAATCGTGCCATCCAGTAAATTAAGTGTTATCAGCCGTCCGCTGCGCCAACTATAATAGCCGTGGTTGAGTTGATTGGCCGCCCACACCAATTGTAGATACAACCCGCGATGGCTGCGGCTTTCGTGTCCCAATGGATAACGCGTATCCAGATGCTGCGGCAAGCTTGCATTGGTTAGCGCGCCGGTCTGATATTCTAGCAGTGCCAGCAACACGCGGGGGCTGACGCTGAAATTCAGCGCCACATAATCCACGATCTCCGCGCCCGTGCGATTGGCTCCGGCGGCATAATCGCGATACTCGCGCAGCCAACCGGGTTGTTCGTCTACAAAGGCGGCTGTATCAAAATTGATTTGTGCTGGGCCGTTGATAAACAGGCTGTCGGGCAAAATCTGGAATGGCGACCCCCATAGAGCGCGATAATAAATCGGCATTTGCATCGGCATCCCTGGTGGCAGCGTCGTCGCATCAGGCGGGATAATCGGATTGGCCTCACGGATTTCTTCCACACTGGTGTTGAAGCGGTTCGCCAGCACGGGCAGCGTATCGCCAGAGATGACGGTATAGTCTACCAATTCGCCGGGGTTGTATTTGGGACGCTGGGGGATGGGCGTGGCCGAGAGTTGGAATTCTGGCGCGCTGGCAGGCGTGCCCAGCGAGATGGGCGGCGCGGACTCCGGTTGAGGCAGGCAGCCGGAAAGGAATAGGGCAGCCAGCCCCAGGGTTAGCAGAAAGTGTGTTCGCAGGCGTAACATTAGTTAGTGGTCACTGGTCTTCCCGCGTGATGCGCGAAACCGCCGAGCCAAACTGGTGTGCGGTTACGGTTTCATCGTCGCGGGTCAGAGTGCCGAGATAAGCTTCGTCGCCATTGTGAGCGGTCCAGCCATCGAGTACGAAGGGAATTGGCCCATCGGCAGGAATCCAGACGCCGTTGTATTTACGCACAATGTGCATGTGGGTTCCTGTGGCGCGCCCGCCCTCGCAGGAGGGGTTGCCCACGAAATCACCGGCATGTAAATAGGTGCCTACGGGGACGCGCTCATCGGTGCCGATATGCAGATACATCACATTCCAGCCGGTTTGCTCGTGGCCGTCGCCATCCAAATCCTGGATGACGATGCCGAACTCCGAGCGCACGATCAGGCCATCGGCCACGGCAACCACCCACTCGCCGGAAGGTTCGCAGCCGCTGACACTCATGCGCGGGGCAAAATCGAGGGCGGCGAGCGGGCCATTTTTCTCGAAAGCGGGATGTGGCCCGCCGGTGTAGGCCCAGGTTTCGCCTGGCTCAAAGGGCAAGGTTAATGCCGGTTGTTGTAGTCCCTCGGGTAGCAGATCACCCACGGCGGCGGCCCGCGCCCAGGGATCGCCGAACAACTCGGTGTAGAGTCCGCCGAATCCGGCTAAAGTTTGCGCGTGGTTGTCTGCATCCACCAACTGAGAAAAAAAGTACATCACCGCGGCGCTGCCGGAATTGGTATCGGCGGGCAAGGGCAAAATTCTGCCATCGGGAAATGAGAGTTGACGAAGTGTGCCGTCGCTGCGGCCATAAAAACCATCCGAGAGTGCGTGTGCCGCCCAGATGAGCTGGCCGTACAGGTCTTGACGGTAGTATTCGGCCGCGCCCATGGCGGCCTGGTAATTTTCGGGGTCGGCAGGCTGGCCGAGCAGCGCGCCGCTCTGATATTCGAGCAAGGCCAACAGCAGGCGCGGGTTGAGCGAATTTTCGAGCGCCACGCGTTGGATGACCTCCGCGGCGCTTGTCCAGCCGGTGATCATCAGGTATTGGCGATACTCGTTCAAAAAACCGCCGGTTTTGGCAAGGTAAGCTTCAATGTCAAAATCAAGCGTGGTGGGCGAATAGACCACGGCGGCATTAGGCAGAATCAAATGCGCTGGGCGGATGGTGGGTTCAGGGGTGAAGGTAAGTGTGGGAGTCTGCGTAGCCGTGGGCGCGGGTGTGGCGCTAGGGGGAACAGGCGTATGCGTGGAAATGCGTGTAGCCGTTGGGGATGGGGCTTCAATGGCCGCCGGGGTGCAGGCGCCAAATATTAGCACGATGAACATGAATGTGGAAAAACGAGAGATCATGGCGATATTGTATCTCATTTGCTTTCTAGCCATCACCCCCTGGCTTCTCTCCAGATTCCGAAACAAGGTGCCAATTCTAACCGCGGAGAGCGCAAAGAATGCAGCGTTTTGTTAACTATTTTCATTTCTCTGCGCACTCTGCGGTTCAGAGAGATGTAAAAGGTTGTTACTCTTCCAACATAATTACACTCACGCCGGAGCCGTATTGGCTGGCGGTGATGGTATCATCATTTTGAGTGAGCGTGCCTTTATAGGGTTCCCCCGCAGAGTGGGCAGCCCAGCCGCTGAGTGTGAAGGGAATCGGGCCGTCGGCGGCGATCCACTCGCCGTTATATTTGCGCGCAATATGGACATGCGTCCCGGTAGCGTGCCCCCCCTCACAAGAGGGATGTCCGAGTAAATCCCCGGCTTTGACGACGCGGTTCGATCCGGTACGCCCCTCGGTGGCGATGTGCAAGTAGATCATCACCCACCCGGTTTGTTCAAAGCCGTCGCCATCCAGATCGAGTACCACGATGCCGCGCTCTGCGCGGGTGACAATGCCATCCCCCACCGCCGTGACCCAGGCATCCGAGCGGACGCAGCCGCTCACCGAGGTGGCCGGGGCAAAGTCAATCGCGGCCCATGAGCCATCTTTCTCCCAGGCGCCATGCGGGCCGCCGGTATAGCTCCAGGTGCGCTCAGGGATGAAGGGTAATTCCAGTTCGGGCTGCTCAATGTCGGGCGGAAAGAGCGGCTCAACCACCTGGGCGCGCATCCACGGGCTGCCAAACATTTGCTCGTAAATCGCGGGCAGGCCGGTTTTGGAATCCAGTGCGGCCAGCCAGGTCTTACTGTCGTAAATTTGGGCGAAGTAATATTGCAGGGCGGCAGTTCCGGCGTTGAGATCGGGAGCCAGATGCGCAACCACGCCATCTGTGAAGGTGATCTCGCTCAGGCGGCCCTCGCGCCAGCCGTAATAGCCGATAGAGAGTTGATTAACGGCCCATTTGAGTTGATCGGCCAGACCGCGGTCATTGTAGATGATATGCCCCAGGGGGTATTCTTCTCCAGTCTGGGTAGCCGGTTGACCGAAGACCCAGCCGCTTTGAAATTCGAGCAGCGCCAGTAGCAAGCGCGGGTTGATGGAGTTATCGAGGGCAGTTTTGTATACAATTTCCGCTCCGCTGACTTCACCGTTACTGCCAAAATAATCGTGTGCGTTCTGCAAATACCCCCCGGCATCATTCACATATTGAATTGTGTCGAAGTCAATCGCCGAGAGGGTGTATACAATTTCGCTATCCGGGAGCAAGTGCGCCGATGAGGTGGTATTGGTGAAACGCTGCGGAATGATGAGCAGTTGGTTGGGGTTGATGAAGCCCCAGGCGGGCAGTGTGGTAGTCGATTCGATTTCATCGGGGCGCACGCCAAAGCGCACGGACAGCGCAGCGAGCGTGTCTCCGGCCTGGGTGTAGTATAGCAGCGGGCCGTCGGGCTTGGCGGGGATTGGCGTCTCGGTGGGGATGGGGGTTGCCATTGCCGCAGCTTCTGGGGTTGGGCTGCCGGGTTCAATCATCGCGGAGGCTTCACTCTCAGGGGGCGTTTCGCTTGGGAGGAGTGTATTCTCCGCAGTTGGGGCGGCGGCCATTTCATATTCGGAAGGGGCAACAAAAGCGGGGGATTTCTGCGCGGGGAAATTGCAGCCTGCAAGAAGTGAGATGACAAGAAAAACTACAAGACTCCTACCACAAAGACACAAAGATACAGAGTTTTTATGTTTTTCTTCGTGTCGCCTGTACCTTTTAGGGTATCCTGCCTTTTTGGCGAAAAAATTACTCCAAGAATTTAACTGTCTCATAACTTACCGTCGAATGAGATTTTCGGGTATGAAGCCGTTTTCGGCCACAATGCTTTGGTCACCTTTGACCAGCAGACCGTTGTAACTATCGCCTGCGCCCTGGCTGATCCACCCGTCGATATTGAAGGGAATATTCTGATCGGCCGGAATCCACTCGCCATTATACCGCCGAGCAATGTGGACATGCGTTCCGGTGGAGATACCCCCTTCGCACGATGGATGCCCAACGCGCTCCCCGGTTTGCAAGGTTGTTCCCACGGCCACGCGATCACGTGTCTCGATGTGCATATACAAAATTGTCCAGCCGGTTTGCTCAGCTCCGTCACCGTCCAGGTCTTGTACTACAGCTCCATTTTCGGCGCGCACGATCATGCCGCTGTTCATTGCCGTAACCCAGGCCTCGCTGGTTGAACAGCCAAGTGGCTCCCCATAGGGGGCAAAATCTAGCGCTGCCCATGCAGAACCATCCCCCCAGCCGCCGTGGGGTCCGCCGGTAAAGGCCCAGTCCACCCCAGTTTCAAAGGGCCAGGCCAGGGATGGCTGGACCAACCCGGGGGTCAGCAGCGGTTCTATCGCATAATCAAAGGGATAGCCAAATAGATTCTGGAAAGTATTGAAGATGCCATCCGAGTTTACATTGCGTTCCCAAATTTCTTGCGCGTAAAGTTTCGAGAAAAAATATTGCACCGCGGCGGTTCCGGCGTTGATGGTTGGGTCCACTGGGATAATAGCGCCATCGGGCAGCGACCAGCTTGCAATGGCGTTGGCCCGCCACAGGTAATAGCCGCGGTTGAGTTCATTGGCGGCCCAGGCCAGTTGCTTATATAGCCCTTGCCGATTGGCGTCTTCCCAGCCCAGTGGGTACATTAACGTGTAGGTCTGCGGATTCGGATTCGTCACCCAGTTGCTCTGATATTCGAGTACGGCCAGCAAAATGCGCGGGTTGACGGAATAATCTTGCGAAATGCGCTGCACGATCTGGAAGCCGTTCAACATCACGCCATCAACTTCTTCTTCGTGGCGCACCAGATAGCCGTTTTTCTGGTAGACAAAATCGGGCACATCAAAATAGGCCGTCATTGGCCCGGCAACGAGTTCTGAATCGGGGATGATCTTGAAAGCTGAGCCCGTGGCGATGGTTTCGGGGGCGGGGATGTTTAATACCTGCCCGACTTCGAGCACATTGATATCGGCGATATTATTAGCCTCGGCGATGGCGGGGATGCCTACCCCGAATTGGTCGGAAATTTGACCCAGTGTGTCGCCGGGTTTCACAGCATATTGATCGGCATCGGTGCGCAAGCCAGGGATGGGATGGGGGGCATCGGGCGTGGGAGTCAGCACTGCGGAACCCGGTGGACGCGCTGTGGTGAGAGGGCTGCCGACTTCAACCGCGGCGGTTTCCTGCTTGCTCGATCCGGGGGCTACCACCCATGGGGACGCGTCGTCAGCCTCCCAGGTGCGCGTACAGGCGCTGGCAAAGAGTGTCAGCAACAGGAAAATAAGTGTGTAGCGGAGTTGTTTTGGCATGTGTAGGGGGCGAAACGGTTCTTCATTCCAGGCCACTGAGATTTGACCCAATTACGTTCAGCCTGATGTATTCGTTATAAAATCTCGGAGGTCTTTAGTCATCCGATGGCATTCTACCCCGAAGTTGGAGCATAGGGCAAGTTTCTTGTTGCCAGATTCGTGCCAGAGAAGACCCCCACCCCCAATATTGGGGGTGGGGAATTTACGCAAAAAAGGTTGCACTGAACAAAGCACCTTGTTCAGTGCAACCTTTTTTGCGAGTTTCCCCCTTTTCTCCCCGTTGGGGAGAGAAGGGGGCCAGGGGGATGAGAGGGGAAGGGTCTTTACCCCCGTAACTGCGCCCCAAGCTCGCGCTCCAGGCGTTTAACAATTTTATTGCGCAACTTGGTCGCGTCTTTATCGGTGAGGGTTCGCTCAGGGTCTTGATACGTCAGGCTGTAGGCCAGGGATTTTTTGCCCGCGCCAATTTGATCGCCGCGGTAGATGTCGAACAGGCGCACGTTGGTGAGCGTTTCGCCGCCGGTCTGTCGGATGAGCGCTTCGATATGGGCCGCGGGTAGGGCATCGTCCACGATCAGGGCGATGTCTTCGAGCATGGGCGGCTGCTGCGGGATGGATGTGACCTTGAACAGCGTAGGCACCACCGCAGAGAGGGCGGCCATATCAAACTCGGCGGCCAGCAGCGGGGTTTCGAGCAGATCATAGTTCCCCTGCACCAGCGGGTGCAACTCACCCATCACGCCGATACGCTGTTCACCAGCCAAAATCTCGGCACATTTACCGGGGTGGAAGCTGGGATGCGCGCCAATTTCGTAGTGCAAATTTTCAATGTGCAGGCCGTGCAGGGCGTGTTCGATGACGCCTTTCAGGTCGAAGAAATTCATTGGGGTAGAATCGGCGTCGTTCCAATCGGGGAGGGCGCGCGGGCCGCTGAGGGCCAGCACCAGTTTGTGCGCCTCGTCGGGCAGGTCTTGCC
The sequence above is a segment of the Chloroflexota bacterium genome. Coding sequences within it:
- a CDS encoding LysM peptidoglycan-binding domain-containing protein, translated to MLRLRTHFLLTLGLAALFLSGCLPQPESAPPISLGTPASAPEFQLSATPIPQRPKYNPGELVDYTVISGDTLPVLANRFNTSVEEIREANPIIPPDATTLPPGMPMQMPIYYRALWGSPFQILPDSLFINGPAQINFDTAAFVDEQPGWLREYRDYAAGANRTGAEIVDYVALNFSVSPRVLLALLEYQTGALTNASLPQHLDTRYPLGHESRSHRGLYLQLVWAANQLNHGYYSWRSGRLITLNLLDGTIEHPDPWQTAASVAFQYYFSLKHDGLEYQHDTGPEGIAQAYRDLFGDPWANEQTHIPGSLLQPTMVLPFERGKTWAYTGGPHTGWGTGQPFAAIDFAPPSVATGCVNSDEWATAVADGVVARTDTGVVELDLDGDGDTRTGWVVFYLHIAARDRPAEGTVVAQGAPIGHPSCEGGTSTGTHIHIARKYNGEWITAEGTLAFNLDGWIAHNGYKPYAGTLTRFSQTVTASVNAAHQSFITAEKLEEGE
- a CDS encoding LysM peptidoglycan-binding domain-containing protein, whose product is MPKQLRYTLIFLLLTLFASACTRTWEADDASPWVVAPGSSKQETAAVEVGSPLTTARPPGSAVLTPTPDAPHPIPGLRTDADQYAVKPGDTLGQISDQFGVGIPAIAEANNIADINVLEVGQVLNIPAPETIATGSAFKIIPDSELVAGPMTAYFDVPDFVYQKNGYLVRHEEEVDGVMLNGFQIVQRISQDYSVNPRILLAVLEYQSNWVTNPNPQTYTLMYPLGWEDANRQGLYKQLAWAANELNRGYYLWRANAIASWSLPDGAIIPVDPTINAGTAAVQYFFSKLYAQEIWERNVNSDGIFNTFQNLFGYPFDYAIEPLLTPGLVQPSLAWPFETGVDWAFTGGPHGGWGDGSAWAALDFAPYGEPLGCSTSEAWVTAMNSGMIVRAENGAVVQDLDGDGAEQTGWTILYMHIETRDRVAVGTTLQTGERVGHPSCEGGISTGTHVHIARRYNGEWIPADQNIPFNIDGWISQGAGDSYNGLLVKGDQSIVAENGFIPENLIRR